Proteins from a genomic interval of Panthera uncia isolate 11264 chromosome C1 unlocalized genomic scaffold, Puncia_PCG_1.0 HiC_scaffold_4, whole genome shotgun sequence:
- the NCDN gene encoding neurochondrin isoform X1: protein MSCCDLAAAGQLGKAGIMASDCEPALNQAESRNPTLERYLGALREAKNDSEQFAALLLVTKAVKAGDIDAKTRRRIFDAVGFTFPNRLLTTKEAPDGCPDHVLRALGVALLACFCSDPELASHPQVLNKIPILSTFLTARGDPDDAARRSMIDDTYQCLTAVAGTPRGPRHLIAGGTVSALCQAYLGHGYGFDQALALLVGLLAAAETQCWKEAEPDLLAVLRGLSEDFQKAEDASKFELCQLLPLFLPPTTVPSECLRDLQAGLARILGSKLSSWQRNPALKLAARLAHACGSDWIPAGSSGSKFLALLVNLACVEVRLALEETGTEVKEDVVTACYALMELGIQECTRCEQSLLKEPQKVQLVSIMKEAIGAVIHYLQQVGPEKQKEPFVFASVRILGAWLAEETSSLRKEVCQLLPFLVRYAKTLYEEAEEANDLSQQVATLAISPTTPGPTWPGDALRLLLPGWCHLTVEDGPREILIKEGAPSLLCKYFLQQWELTSPGHDTSVLPDSVEIGLQTCCHIFLNLVVTAPGLIKRDACFTSLMNTLMTSLPSLVQQQGRLLLAANVATLGLLMARLLSTSPALQGTPASRGFFAAAILFLSQSHVARATPGSDQAVLALSPDYEGVWADLQELWFLGMQAFTGCVPLLPWLAPAALRSRWPQELLQLLGSVSPNSVKPEMVAAYQGVLVELARANRLCREAMRLQAGEETASHYRMAALEQCLSEP, encoded by the exons ATGTCGTGTTGTGACCTGGCTGCGGCGGGACAG TTGGGCAAGGCGGGCATCATGGCCTCGGATTGTGAGCCAGCTCTGAACCAGGCAGAGAGCCGAAACCCCACCCTGGAGCGCTACCTGGGAGCCCTCCGTGAGGCCAAGAATGACAGTGAGCAGTTTGCAGCCCTGCTGCTA gtGACCAAGGCAGTCAAAGCAGGTGACATCGATGCCAAAACTCGGCGGCGGATCTTCGATGCCGTAGGCTTCACCTTCCCCAATCGTCTCCTGACCACCAAGGAGGCACCAGATGGCTGCCCCGACCATGTTCTCCGAGCCCTGGGTGTGGCCCTGCTGGCCTGCTTCTGCAGTGACCCTGAACTGGCCTCCCATCCCCAGGTCCTGAACAAGATCCCCATCCTTAGCACCTTCCTCACTGCCCGGGGGGACCCGGATGATGCTGCTCGCCGTTCCATGATTGACGACACCTACCAGTGCCTGACAGCTGTGGCAGGCACACCCCGTGGCCCCCGGCACCTCATTGCTGGTGGCACCGTGTCTGCCCTGTGTCAGGCATACCTGGGGCATGGCTATGGCTTTGACCAGGCCCTGGCACTCCTAGTGGGGCTGCTGGCTGCTGCTGAGACCCAGTGCTGGAAGGAGGCGGAGCCCGACCTCCTGGCCGTGTTGCGGGGCCTCAGTGAAGATTTCCAGAAAGCTGAGGATGCCAGCAAGTTTGAGCTCTGCCAGCTGctgcccctctttctgcccccgaCAACCGTGCCCTCTGAATGCCTCCGGGATCTGCAGGCCGGGCTGGCACGCATCCTGGGCAGCAAGCTGAGCTCCTGGCAGCGCAACCCTGCACTAAAGCTGGCAGCCCGCCTGGCGCACGCCTGCGGCTCCGACTGGATCCCAGCGGGCAGCTCCGGGAGCAAGTTCCTGGCCCTGCTGGTGAATCTGGCATGTGTGGAGGTACGGCTGGCACTGGAGGAGACAGGCACAGAAGTAAAAGAGGATGTGGTGACCGCCTGCTACGCCCTCATGGAGTTGGGGATCCAGGAATGCACCCGCTGTGAGCAGTCACTGCTCAAGGAGCCACAGAAGGTGCAGCTCGTGAGCATCATGAAGGAGGCCATCGGGGCTGTCATCCACTATCTGCAGCAG GTGGGgccagagaagcagaaggagcCCTTTGTGTTTGCTTCGGTGCGGATCCTGGGGGCCTGGCTGGCCGAGGAGACCTCATCCCTGCGCAAGGAGGTCTGCCAGCTGCTGCCCTTCCTTGTGCGCTATGCCAAGACCCTCTACGAGGAGGCCGAGGAGGCGAATGACCTCTCCCAGCAGGTGGCCACCCTGGCcatctcccccaccaccccagggCCCACCTGGCCAGGGGATGCTCTCCG GCTCCTTCTGCCCGGCTGGTGCCACCTGACTGTTGAAGATGGGCCCCGGGAGATCCTGATCAAGGAGGGAGCCCCCTCACTTCTGTGCAAGTATTTCTTGCAGCAGTGGGAACTCACATCCCCAGGCCATGACACCTCAGTGCTGCCTGACAGTGTGGAGATCGGCCTGCAGACCTGCTGTCATATCTTCCTCAACCTTGTGGTCACCGCACCAGGGCTGATCAA GCGAGATGCCTGCTTCACATCTCTTATGAACACCCTGATGACGTCGCTGCCCTCACTAGTGCAGCAGCAAGGGAGGCTGCTTCTGGCTGCCAATGTGGCCACCCTGGGTCTTCTCATGGCCCGGCTCCTCAGTACCTCTCCAG CTCTTCAGGGAACACCAGCGTCCCGAGGTTTCTTCGCAGCTGCCATCCTCTTCCTATCACAGTCCCATGTGGCGCGGGCCACACCTGGCTCAGACCAGGCAGTGCTGGCCCTGTCCCCCGACTACGAGGGCGTCTGGGCCGACCTGCAGGAGCTCTGGTTCCTGGGTATGCAGGCCTTCACAGGCTGTGTGCCCCTGCTGCCCTGGCTGGCCCCGGCCGCCCTGCGCTCCCGCTGGCCACAGGAGCTGCTCCAGCTGCTGGGCAGCGTCAGCCCCAACTCTGTCAAGCCTGAGATGGTCGCCGCCTATCAGGGCGTCCTGGTGGAGCTGGCACGGGCCAACCGGCTGTGCCGGGAGGCCATGAGGCTACAGGCGGGTGAGGAGACAGCCAGCCACTATCGCATGGCTGCCCTGGAGCAGTGCCTGTCAGAGCCCTGA
- the NCDN gene encoding neurochondrin isoform X2 has product MASDCEPALNQAESRNPTLERYLGALREAKNDSEQFAALLLVTKAVKAGDIDAKTRRRIFDAVGFTFPNRLLTTKEAPDGCPDHVLRALGVALLACFCSDPELASHPQVLNKIPILSTFLTARGDPDDAARRSMIDDTYQCLTAVAGTPRGPRHLIAGGTVSALCQAYLGHGYGFDQALALLVGLLAAAETQCWKEAEPDLLAVLRGLSEDFQKAEDASKFELCQLLPLFLPPTTVPSECLRDLQAGLARILGSKLSSWQRNPALKLAARLAHACGSDWIPAGSSGSKFLALLVNLACVEVRLALEETGTEVKEDVVTACYALMELGIQECTRCEQSLLKEPQKVQLVSIMKEAIGAVIHYLQQVGPEKQKEPFVFASVRILGAWLAEETSSLRKEVCQLLPFLVRYAKTLYEEAEEANDLSQQVATLAISPTTPGPTWPGDALRLLLPGWCHLTVEDGPREILIKEGAPSLLCKYFLQQWELTSPGHDTSVLPDSVEIGLQTCCHIFLNLVVTAPGLIKRDACFTSLMNTLMTSLPSLVQQQGRLLLAANVATLGLLMARLLSTSPALQGTPASRGFFAAAILFLSQSHVARATPGSDQAVLALSPDYEGVWADLQELWFLGMQAFTGCVPLLPWLAPAALRSRWPQELLQLLGSVSPNSVKPEMVAAYQGVLVELARANRLCREAMRLQAGEETASHYRMAALEQCLSEP; this is encoded by the exons ATGGCCTCGGATTGTGAGCCAGCTCTGAACCAGGCAGAGAGCCGAAACCCCACCCTGGAGCGCTACCTGGGAGCCCTCCGTGAGGCCAAGAATGACAGTGAGCAGTTTGCAGCCCTGCTGCTA gtGACCAAGGCAGTCAAAGCAGGTGACATCGATGCCAAAACTCGGCGGCGGATCTTCGATGCCGTAGGCTTCACCTTCCCCAATCGTCTCCTGACCACCAAGGAGGCACCAGATGGCTGCCCCGACCATGTTCTCCGAGCCCTGGGTGTGGCCCTGCTGGCCTGCTTCTGCAGTGACCCTGAACTGGCCTCCCATCCCCAGGTCCTGAACAAGATCCCCATCCTTAGCACCTTCCTCACTGCCCGGGGGGACCCGGATGATGCTGCTCGCCGTTCCATGATTGACGACACCTACCAGTGCCTGACAGCTGTGGCAGGCACACCCCGTGGCCCCCGGCACCTCATTGCTGGTGGCACCGTGTCTGCCCTGTGTCAGGCATACCTGGGGCATGGCTATGGCTTTGACCAGGCCCTGGCACTCCTAGTGGGGCTGCTGGCTGCTGCTGAGACCCAGTGCTGGAAGGAGGCGGAGCCCGACCTCCTGGCCGTGTTGCGGGGCCTCAGTGAAGATTTCCAGAAAGCTGAGGATGCCAGCAAGTTTGAGCTCTGCCAGCTGctgcccctctttctgcccccgaCAACCGTGCCCTCTGAATGCCTCCGGGATCTGCAGGCCGGGCTGGCACGCATCCTGGGCAGCAAGCTGAGCTCCTGGCAGCGCAACCCTGCACTAAAGCTGGCAGCCCGCCTGGCGCACGCCTGCGGCTCCGACTGGATCCCAGCGGGCAGCTCCGGGAGCAAGTTCCTGGCCCTGCTGGTGAATCTGGCATGTGTGGAGGTACGGCTGGCACTGGAGGAGACAGGCACAGAAGTAAAAGAGGATGTGGTGACCGCCTGCTACGCCCTCATGGAGTTGGGGATCCAGGAATGCACCCGCTGTGAGCAGTCACTGCTCAAGGAGCCACAGAAGGTGCAGCTCGTGAGCATCATGAAGGAGGCCATCGGGGCTGTCATCCACTATCTGCAGCAG GTGGGgccagagaagcagaaggagcCCTTTGTGTTTGCTTCGGTGCGGATCCTGGGGGCCTGGCTGGCCGAGGAGACCTCATCCCTGCGCAAGGAGGTCTGCCAGCTGCTGCCCTTCCTTGTGCGCTATGCCAAGACCCTCTACGAGGAGGCCGAGGAGGCGAATGACCTCTCCCAGCAGGTGGCCACCCTGGCcatctcccccaccaccccagggCCCACCTGGCCAGGGGATGCTCTCCG GCTCCTTCTGCCCGGCTGGTGCCACCTGACTGTTGAAGATGGGCCCCGGGAGATCCTGATCAAGGAGGGAGCCCCCTCACTTCTGTGCAAGTATTTCTTGCAGCAGTGGGAACTCACATCCCCAGGCCATGACACCTCAGTGCTGCCTGACAGTGTGGAGATCGGCCTGCAGACCTGCTGTCATATCTTCCTCAACCTTGTGGTCACCGCACCAGGGCTGATCAA GCGAGATGCCTGCTTCACATCTCTTATGAACACCCTGATGACGTCGCTGCCCTCACTAGTGCAGCAGCAAGGGAGGCTGCTTCTGGCTGCCAATGTGGCCACCCTGGGTCTTCTCATGGCCCGGCTCCTCAGTACCTCTCCAG CTCTTCAGGGAACACCAGCGTCCCGAGGTTTCTTCGCAGCTGCCATCCTCTTCCTATCACAGTCCCATGTGGCGCGGGCCACACCTGGCTCAGACCAGGCAGTGCTGGCCCTGTCCCCCGACTACGAGGGCGTCTGGGCCGACCTGCAGGAGCTCTGGTTCCTGGGTATGCAGGCCTTCACAGGCTGTGTGCCCCTGCTGCCCTGGCTGGCCCCGGCCGCCCTGCGCTCCCGCTGGCCACAGGAGCTGCTCCAGCTGCTGGGCAGCGTCAGCCCCAACTCTGTCAAGCCTGAGATGGTCGCCGCCTATCAGGGCGTCCTGGTGGAGCTGGCACGGGCCAACCGGCTGTGCCGGGAGGCCATGAGGCTACAGGCGGGTGAGGAGACAGCCAGCCACTATCGCATGGCTGCCCTGGAGCAGTGCCTGTCAGAGCCCTGA